A window from Pseudomonas sp. Tri1 encodes these proteins:
- a CDS encoding shikimate dehydrogenase — translation MSMSNITVLAGLIGAGIQASRTPALHEHEGDAQGMRYLYRLIDLDALKLDSGALPDLLKAAEHMNFTGLNITFPCKQAIIPLLDELSAEARGIGAVNTVVLKDGKRIGHNTDCLGFAEGFRRGLGNVSRRHVVQMGAGGAGAAVAHALLAEGVQTLSIFDVEVSRAEALANNLNQHFGAGRARAGHDLASAMADADGLVNTTPMGMAKLPGMPVPVELLRGELWVAEIVYFPLETELLRNARALGCRTLDGGNMAVFQAVKAFELFSGVAPDAQRMLEHFQSMNH, via the coding sequence ATGAGCATGTCGAATATCACTGTGCTGGCCGGCCTGATCGGCGCGGGCATCCAGGCGTCTCGCACACCGGCGCTGCATGAGCATGAAGGCGATGCCCAAGGCATGCGTTACCTCTATCGGCTGATCGACCTCGATGCATTGAAACTCGACAGCGGCGCCCTGCCCGATTTGCTCAAGGCCGCCGAGCACATGAACTTCACCGGCCTGAACATCACCTTTCCCTGCAAACAGGCGATCATCCCGCTGCTGGACGAGCTGTCAGCCGAGGCCCGAGGCATTGGCGCCGTGAATACCGTGGTGCTCAAGGATGGCAAACGCATCGGCCACAACACCGACTGCCTGGGATTCGCCGAAGGTTTTCGTCGCGGGCTGGGCAATGTTTCCCGCCGGCACGTAGTCCAGATGGGCGCCGGGGGTGCTGGCGCGGCGGTTGCCCACGCGCTACTGGCAGAAGGCGTACAGACGCTGAGCATTTTTGATGTCGAAGTCAGCCGCGCCGAGGCCCTGGCGAACAACCTGAACCAACACTTCGGCGCAGGCCGGGCCCGGGCCGGGCATGACTTGGCCAGCGCCATGGCCGATGCCGATGGCCTGGTGAACACCACGCCCATGGGCATGGCGAAACTGCCAGGCATGCCGGTGCCGGTCGAACTGTTGCGGGGCGAGTTGTGGGTCGCGGAAATCGTCTACTTCCCACTGGAAACCGAACTGCTGCGCAACGCCCGCGCCCTCGGTTGCCGCACGCTGGATGGCGGCAACATGGCGGTGTTCCAGGCGGTGAAGGCGTTCGAACTGTTCAGCGGCGTGGCGCCGGATGCGCAGCGGATGCTCGAGCATTTCCAGAGCATGAATCACTAA
- the quiC gene encoding 3-dehydroshikimate dehydratase QuiC, translating into MQRSIATVSLSGTLPEKLEAIAAAGFDGVEIFENDLLYYDGSPREIRQMCADLGIAITLFQPFRDFEGCRRDRLARNLERAERKFDLMQELGTDLVLVCSNASADSVGDEQILIDDLRLLAERAGARGLRIGYEALAWGRHVNTYQQVWNIVRQADHPSLGVLLDSFHTLSLKGDPSAIAEIPGEKIFFVQMADAPILAMDVLEWSRHFRCFPGQGEFDLPGFLAPIIKSGYTGPLSLEIFNDGFRAAPPRANAADGLRSLLYLEEKTRQRLAEEAPSTRNADILFATPPASEYNGIEFLEFAVDDNLGAKLSHWLERLGFVKAGQHRSKNVSLLRQGDINLILNSEPYSFAHSFFEAHGPSLCATAVRVKNSASALERAVAYKGQPYRGLVGPNELELAAVRAPDGSLIYLVDQQADVYGTDFNLQPGAVIGAGLKRIDHMAMALPADSLDSWVLFYKSLLDFEADDEVVLPDPYGLVKSRALRSRCSSIRLPLNISENRNTAISHALSSYRGSGVHHIAFDCDDIFAQVSRAKEAGVPLLDIPLNYYDDLAARFDFDDEFLSELAYFNVLYDRDAQGGELFHVYTEPFEGRFFFEIIQRKNGYAGYGAANVAVRLAAMAKSRSGGLRHAKL; encoded by the coding sequence ATGCAGCGTTCCATTGCCACCGTATCCTTGAGCGGTACCCTGCCGGAAAAACTCGAGGCCATTGCCGCCGCTGGTTTCGACGGAGTGGAGATCTTCGAGAACGACCTTCTCTACTACGATGGCAGCCCTCGGGAAATCAGGCAGATGTGTGCTGACCTAGGCATCGCCATCACGTTGTTCCAGCCGTTTCGTGACTTTGAAGGCTGCCGCCGCGACCGCCTGGCGCGCAACCTGGAGCGAGCCGAGCGCAAGTTCGACCTGATGCAGGAGCTGGGCACCGACCTGGTGCTGGTGTGCAGCAATGCCTCGGCCGACAGCGTCGGTGATGAACAGATTCTGATCGATGACTTGCGGTTGCTGGCCGAACGGGCCGGTGCACGGGGCTTGCGCATCGGTTATGAGGCGCTGGCCTGGGGCCGGCACGTGAATACTTATCAACAGGTCTGGAACATCGTGCGTCAGGCCGATCATCCCAGCCTCGGCGTATTGCTCGACAGCTTCCACACCTTGTCCCTCAAGGGCGATCCGAGTGCGATTGCCGAGATCCCCGGCGAGAAGATTTTCTTCGTGCAAATGGCCGACGCACCGATCCTGGCGATGGATGTGCTGGAGTGGAGCCGGCATTTCCGTTGCTTCCCCGGGCAGGGCGAGTTCGACTTGCCGGGTTTCCTGGCACCGATCATCAAGAGTGGCTACACCGGGCCATTGTCGCTGGAAATCTTCAACGACGGCTTCCGCGCCGCGCCGCCACGGGCCAATGCCGCCGACGGTCTGCGCTCGCTGCTGTACCTGGAAGAAAAGACCCGCCAGCGCCTGGCCGAAGAAGCGCCGTCCACCCGCAATGCCGATATCCTCTTCGCCACACCGCCGGCCAGTGAATACAACGGCATCGAGTTTCTCGAGTTCGCCGTGGACGATAACCTCGGCGCCAAGCTGTCCCACTGGCTGGAACGGCTGGGGTTCGTCAAGGCCGGTCAGCATCGTTCCAAGAACGTGAGCCTGCTGCGCCAGGGCGACATCAACCTGATCCTCAATAGTGAGCCGTACTCCTTCGCCCACAGCTTCTTCGAAGCTCATGGACCGTCGCTGTGCGCCACTGCCGTGCGGGTGAAAAACAGTGCCAGCGCCTTGGAGCGAGCCGTTGCCTACAAGGGCCAGCCCTATCGCGGGCTGGTGGGCCCCAACGAACTGGAACTGGCGGCGGTGCGCGCCCCGGATGGCAGCCTGATCTACCTGGTGGACCAGCAGGCCGATGTCTATGGCACCGATTTCAATTTGCAGCCCGGTGCCGTCATCGGCGCCGGGCTCAAGCGCATCGACCACATGGCGATGGCGCTGCCGGCCGACAGCCTTGATAGTTGGGTGCTGTTCTACAAGAGCTTGCTGGATTTCGAGGCCGACGACGAAGTGGTGTTGCCCGATCCTTATGGCCTGGTAAAAAGCCGCGCCCTGCGCAGCCGCTGCAGTTCGATCCGGCTGCCGTTGAACATTTCCGAGAACCGCAACACTGCGATATCACACGCCCTGTCGAGTTATCGAGGTTCGGGGGTGCATCACATTGCCTTCGATTGCGATGACATCTTTGCCCAGGTCAGCCGCGCCAAGGAGGCCGGTGTGCCGTTGCTGGACATTCCGCTCAACTATTATGACGACCTGGCGGCGCGGTTCGATTTCGACGATGAGTTTCTCAGTGAGCTGGCGTATTTCAACGTGCTGTACGACCGTGATGCCCAGGGTGGCGAGTTGTTCCACGTTTACACCGAGCCGTTCGAGGGGCGGTTTTTCTTTGAGATCATCCAGCGCAAGAACGGCTACGCCGGTTACGGCGCGGCCAACGTCGCGGTGCGACTGGCGGCCATGGCCAAGTCGCGCAGCGGTGGCTTGCGGCATGCCAAGTTGTAG
- a CDS encoding TetR/AcrR family transcriptional regulator produces MTMNSELSAALDEPVAAPRKSRKNNPEKTRENILQEAIVEFVQQGLSGARVDAIAERIHTSKRMIYYYFGSKEQLYVEVLEKLYGDIRNTESRLHLAELAPVDAIRRLVEFTFDHHDRNVDFVRIVCIENIHNAEYVKQSGAIKAMTNTILDSLGVILRRGAEEGVFRPDLQPLDVHLLISSFCFYRVSNRQTFGEIFQIDLSDEAIKQRHREMVCESVLRYLQP; encoded by the coding sequence ATGACTATGAATTCAGAGCTTTCCGCTGCCCTCGACGAACCCGTCGCCGCGCCGCGCAAGAGTCGCAAGAACAACCCGGAGAAAACCCGGGAGAACATTCTTCAGGAAGCCATCGTCGAGTTCGTCCAGCAGGGCCTGTCCGGCGCCCGGGTCGACGCCATCGCCGAGCGCATCCACACCTCCAAGCGCATGATCTACTACTACTTCGGCAGCAAGGAGCAGTTGTACGTCGAGGTGTTGGAAAAACTCTACGGGGATATCCGCAATACCGAGAGCCGCCTGCACTTGGCCGAGCTGGCGCCGGTCGATGCGATCCGGCGCCTGGTGGAGTTCACCTTCGACCACCACGACCGCAATGTGGATTTTGTGCGCATCGTCTGCATCGAGAACATCCACAACGCCGAATACGTGAAGCAGTCAGGCGCGATCAAGGCGATGACCAATACCATCCTCGATTCCTTGGGCGTGATCTTGCGTCGAGGCGCCGAAGAGGGCGTGTTCCGTCCCGATCTCCAACCGCTGGACGTGCACTTGCTCATCAGTTCTTTCTGCTTTTACCGTGTGTCCAACCGCCAGACGTTCGGTGAGATCTTTCAGATCGACCTGTCGGACGAAGCGATCAAACAGCGGCATCGCGAGATGGTTTGTGAGTCGGTGTTGCGGTATCTACAGCCCTGA